A region of the Bacillus sp. NP247 genome:
AGCATAAACGAGAGAGGATTTTCATTTGAGAATCCTCTCTTTTATTATTGTGTTATATAATGAATACAAATATTTCACTTAAGAAAGAGGGCATAATAAGTGGCATCCATTCCAAATCAATTAACAGAAAAACTTATTTCTATTCGTCGACATTTACACGAATACCCGGAACTATCATACGAAGAATTTGAAACGACAAAAGCGATAAAAAATTGGTTAGAAGAAGCTAACATTACTATTATTGATTCCAATTTAGAAACAGGAATTATCGCTGAAATTTCTGGTAATAACAACGGACCGATTGTAGCGCTTCGTGCTGATATCGATGCCCTTCCTATACAGGAAGAAACAGACCTTCCATACACTTCAAAAATACAAGGTAAAATGCATGCTTGTGGGCATGATTTTCATACAGCTGCTATGTTGGGTGCGGCTTACTTATTAAAAGAAAAAGAAGCTTCTCTTAACGGAACTGTTCGCTTTATATTCCAAGCTGCTGAAGAAAGTGGAAACGGAGCATGTAAAGTTGTTGAAGCTGGACATTTAAAGAATGTGCAAGCCATTTTTGGTATGCATAATAAGCCCGATTTACCAGTAGGTACAATCGGTATTAAAGACGGTCCACTAATGGCTGGAGTAGATCGATTTGAAATTGAAGTTCATGGTGTTGGGACACATGCAGCTGTGCCTGATGCCGGCGTCGATCCTATCGTTGCATCATCTCAAATCGTTATGGCACTTCAAACAATTGTAAGCCGAAATATTAGTTCTTCTCATAACGCTGTCGTAAGTGTAACAAACATTCATTCAGGGAATACGTGGAACGTTATTCCTGAAAAAGCTACATTAGAAGGAACTGTTCGTACATTCCAAGCTGAAACACGCGAAAAGATTCCGGCATTAATGGAACGTATCATTAAAGGCATTTCTGATGCACTAGGTGCAAAAACAGAATTCAAATTTTACCCAGGTCCTCCTGCTGTTCAAAACGATAAAGTACTCACTGATTTTTCTGTTCAGATTGCAGAGCAAATGAATCTAAACGTTATCTCTCCTACACCATCAATGGCAGGAGAAGATTTTTCTTTTTACCAACAAGAAACACCAGGTTCATTCGTCTTTATGGGAACAAGTGGTACACATGAATGGCATCATCCAGCTTTTACAGTAGATGAAAAAGCATTGCCTATTAGCGCGGAGTATTTCGCCTTATTAGCCGAAGAAGCTATTCATCAATTATTACAAGCAAAAAGCCGTTAAGTTACCCTTAACGGCTTTTGTTTATGCTGTTAAATCTCGTTTTATAAATACAGTATAGGAAACCCCTAAAAATACAACTAAGTATAGAAGAAGCATACAAGAAGCAAATGGGAATGTTACTCCATCAATAAAGCTTCCACCCTTTAAAAGCCCATATAAATCTGTATTCGCTGGTAATAAATATTTTGCCCATTCATATCTTGCTGCTGGAATTAGCGCTATTCCCCCCGATAATGCGAGAAATAGTGAAATACCAATCGCGCCTCCACTAGATCTCGTCAATACAGAAATCATAAACGCAAACGCTGCGTACACAAGAGTTGGCAGCCACGATAAAACGTAATACTTACTTGCTTCCACAAAAATATTTTGTTTTATAATATTTCCATCTTGGAAAATAAATTCACTCCATGCAGGCTGTTGGAATTTATAAATAACAAGACCACATAAAACTGAGAAAATCATATTAAATATAAACAATAACGCTGCAAATATAACGATTGCTAAAAATTTTGCTGTTAATATTTTAAATCGACTCGCTGGACGAATCGTTAAAAATTTATATGTTCCCCAGCTATATTCATTCGCAAAAATTGTACTCGCATATACGAGAATAAACGGAAGTAAAATAGGAAAAACAATAAAACCAGTATCTCTCATGAAAGAAAGTGGAGAACTACTTGCTGGCGCTGTATTCGTATCTAAATGCTTCATTTTAAGCTGGTATTCCTTTACAAGCTCGTCTCCTGACTTTTCTGTTAAAATATCCTCTTTTTTCATGCCTAGCTTTTTCTCAATTTCTACAGTTCGTTCTGTATAATCCGCTTTCCATCCTTTTGTTTCTGGCTCTAAATACTTTACCGTAACCCATCCTAATCCAATAATTAATACCGCAATAACTGCAAAAGGAATAATCGTTCGCTTTCGCTTAAATATTTTATACAGTTCGTTATAAACTAAATTAAACAATATCTTTTCCCCCTGTTAATTCTAAAAACTGCTCTTCTAGCGTTTTTCTTTCTTCATAAACACGATAAACTTGAATATTTCTCTCCATCAATATACGCAGAATATTCGGAATTTCTTCATCTTTCACGTTTATAATTAATTCGTTTTCTTTTACTAAAACATCGTATTCTAAAACCTTTGCCGCTTTATTCGCATCATCTACACGTATATGTATTTCTTCTGTTTCTTCCTTTTTATCACTTTGAATATTTTGTGTTGCGACATATTCTCCATGCTGAATAATAATAACCCTGTCACACATTAATTCAACTTCTGAGAGTAAGTGACTAGAGACAAGAACAGCTTTTCCTTGTTCATGTGCAATTTTCTTTATGTACATCCGCATTTCATGTATGCCACTAGGATCTAATCCGTTCGTTGGTTCGTCTAGTATTAATACATCTGGATTATGTATAAGTGCTTGAGCAATTCCTAAACGTTGTCTCATACCGAGTGAATATGCTTTTACTTTACGGTCAATCACTTGTCCCATTCCTAATAGTTGCACAACTTCATCGATACGCTCTTCAGTCACATTCCCATTCATTCGTCCGAAATATGTTAAATTTTCATAGCCGCTTAAGAAAGGATAAAATTCTGGTGTCTCAATTACAGCGCCAATTTTCGCAGCAGTTTTTTCAAATTGCTGTTTTACAGATTGACCATCAATCCATACTTCTCCTTCTGTCATACGAATCATTCCGACCATCATTCGCATTAATGTCGTTTTTCCAGCACCATTTGGTCCTAATAAGCCAACTACTTCACCTTTTTTCACTTCAAAACTAATATTTTCTACTAACATCTTTGAACCAATTCGCTTTGTTAATCGATCAACTTTTACGATCGCTTGCTCATTTATCATTCCATACAACCTTTCTTCTTAACTCTTTTTTTCAGTTCTTCCCACTGTATCATGATTAATAACATGTGTAAAATGAAGAAAAAGCCATGATTTCTCATGCCTTTCTCCTCGTTTCATATGACTTTTCACCCTTTAACCTTTGTGTAAACCTACAACATTGCCACATTGATATTATAATGACGGTTATCATAACAACTGCTGTTATCATTATCGCATACGTCGTAATCGGTGCATTTGTTAATCCTTGGATTCCTACTGCTTTCATAAAAATAATAATAAATAATTTCAAAAATAACATACCATGAATTAATCCGAAGACGAAAGCTCCCCCGTAAATTAATAATTGCTCCTGACATAATAAACATAACATTTCTTTTCTCGTCATATTCACTACTTCGTACGATTTAAACTCCTCTCTTCTTACCTGTAGAAGCGAGGCTGTCATTTTATAAGTAATGAAAATACATACAAAAACTACAAATAGAAACATAGCATAAAACCAATTTACAAATATAAGTGTATGTCCCGCTTTACTTATTACAGCTTCATTGAATCGGAATGATACCATAAAAAAACAAATCATTGTATTCATAGCAATCCACATAAATTGTTTTAACCTTTTGGTAGCAAATGTTTGTATATTTTTTCTCGCTAACCGAAATAAAGACATAGTTTCCCCCTACCTTACTTCATAACATACGCATTCTATACTACTAGTGTATAAGAATATGACATTTTAAACATCGCACTTCAATCGGAATCTTTACTAAGCCTTTAGTCCTAGAAACCAAGCATATTTACCTCTTTAGCATTAAAAAAAAAAAAACCGGAAATGCACTTTAGTTGCATTTCCGGTTTTTGTTTAACGAGGTGAATCTTTATACAACTTAATTATCATGAATGCCTTATAACTCCATCAATTATTCAGCCTTCGCATCTTCCACTTCAATCCTTTTTTTCTCTCTTGCAATTTTCAAAAACTCTAACAACTCTGGATTGTTATTCATTTTTTTATAAGCCACTGACATTTCTGCAACAAAATTAGAGTCACATAGCTCCTTATACACAACTTCTGTTTTATACAATTTATTTGCTGATACAGGTATCACCGTAATTCCAATACCTGCTGCTACAAGACCCATGACAGTTTGATACTCCGTTGCTTCTTGTACAATGTGCGGACTAAAACCTACATCACGACAAAGTGATAGAATTGTATCATATAACGCTGGCCATACTGGTCTCGTAATAAATACGAACGGTTCATCCCTTAAATCTTCGATATGTATTTCGTCCTTTTCAGCAAGCGGATGTGCCTTCGGTAAACATAACGTACACGAAAGTTTTTGAATTGGTTCTAACTCAAGTAATTGCGTTGGAATTGGCGGACGTAAAAATCCAATATCAATTCGATTATCATGAAGTGCATGCACCTGATCCGGTGTTGACAATTCATGTAATGCTACAGACACTCTCGGAAATTTCTTTCTATACTCCCTGACGATTGACGGTAAAATATCATATATCGCCGCACCTACAAAACCAATTGAAAGTGATCCAACTTCTCCCCTTTGTGCACTTTGTGCAACTTCTACTGCTTTTTCAATTTGTTCAAACGCTTTTTTTACTTCTTTTAAAAACATTTCCCCTGCTTCTGTTAATTCAACCTTTCTCTTTGTTCTTGAAAATAACATAACTCCCATTTCTTTTTCTAATTGCTGAATTTGTTGACTAAGCGGTGGTTGTGTCATTTGTAAACGAGCAGCTGCTCGTCCAAAGTGTAACTCCTCTGCCACTACAACAAAATATTGCAAATGCCGTAATTCCATTTTGGACACCCTTTTCACTTTCGATTAATACATCTAATATATTAATAACATATAATTTATATATTAGACAAATATTTCGAATGAACGTATAGTAGAAATTGCGAATTATTTTTTACAATTTTTATGTAAAAAACAAAGAGGTGGTTACTGTATGAAATGGTGGAAGTTAAGCGGGCAAATTTTATTATTATTTTGTTTCGCTTGGACAGGTGAATGGATTGCAAAACAGGCACACCTCCCAGTTCCAGGAAGTATAATCGGTATTTTTTTATTATTAATCTCATTAAAATTTAACATAGTGAAAAAAGAATGGATACAAGACGGTGCAGACTTTTTATTAAAAGAACTTATTTTATTTTTCATCCCTTCTGCAGTCGCTGTCATTCGTTACAAAGATACATTATCACAATATGGAATCGATCTCATTTTAATTATCGTGATTAGTACACTGTGTGTCACTCTCGTAACAGGACTTTTAACAGAATTGCTATTAAAGCGGAAAGGATCACCACAATGACCGGCTTTCTTTGTTTACTATTAACACTATTCACATATTGGGTATCTAAAAAAATGTATCAACGCTGGAATTGGAGTTTGCTGTCTCCCCTTCTTGTATGCCCAATCATTTTAATTGCTTTATTACTTGGATTAGATACACCATACGAAACCTACGAATCTGGTAGTCATTGGCTAACAGAATTATTAAAACCTGCTACAGTTGCTTTCGCATGGCCAATCTATAAACACTTTAATTTATTAAAAAAACATGGAACGGCCATTTTAATTAATGTCATTGTTGGTTCATTTCTATCGGTTATTACTTC
Encoded here:
- a CDS encoding ABC transporter ATP-binding protein; this translates as MINEQAIVKVDRLTKRIGSKMLVENISFEVKKGEVVGLLGPNGAGKTTLMRMMVGMIRMTEGEVWIDGQSVKQQFEKTAAKIGAVIETPEFYPFLSGYENLTYFGRMNGNVTEERIDEVVQLLGMGQVIDRKVKAYSLGMRQRLGIAQALIHNPDVLILDEPTNGLDPSGIHEMRMYIKKIAHEQGKAVLVSSHLLSEVELMCDRVIIIQHGEYVATQNIQSDKKEETEEIHIRVDDANKAAKVLEYDVLVKENELIINVKDEEIPNILRILMERNIQVYRVYEERKTLEEQFLELTGGKDIV
- a CDS encoding CidA/LrgA family holin-like protein encodes the protein MKWWKLSGQILLLFCFAWTGEWIAKQAHLPVPGSIIGIFLLLISLKFNIVKKEWIQDGADFLLKELILFFIPSAVAVIRYKDTLSQYGIDLILIIVISTLCVTLVTGLLTELLLKRKGSPQ
- the alsR gene encoding acetoin biosynthesis transcriptional regulator AlsR, coding for MELRHLQYFVVVAEELHFGRAAARLQMTQPPLSQQIQQLEKEMGVMLFSRTKRKVELTEAGEMFLKEVKKAFEQIEKAVEVAQSAQRGEVGSLSIGFVGAAIYDILPSIVREYRKKFPRVSVALHELSTPDQVHALHDNRIDIGFLRPPIPTQLLELEPIQKLSCTLCLPKAHPLAEKDEIHIEDLRDEPFVFITRPVWPALYDTILSLCRDVGFSPHIVQEATEYQTVMGLVAAGIGITVIPVSANKLYKTEVVYKELCDSNFVAEMSVAYKKMNNNPELLEFLKIAREKKRIEVEDAKAE
- a CDS encoding FtsX-like permease family protein, coding for MSLFRLARKNIQTFATKRLKQFMWIAMNTMICFFMVSFRFNEAVISKAGHTLIFVNWFYAMFLFVVFVCIFITYKMTASLLQVRREEFKSYEVVNMTRKEMLCLLCQEQLLIYGGAFVFGLIHGMLFLKLFIIIFMKAVGIQGLTNAPITTYAIMITAVVMITVIIISMWQCCRFTQRLKGEKSYETRRKA
- a CDS encoding M20 peptidase aminoacylase family protein; this encodes MASIPNQLTEKLISIRRHLHEYPELSYEEFETTKAIKNWLEEANITIIDSNLETGIIAEISGNNNGPIVALRADIDALPIQEETDLPYTSKIQGKMHACGHDFHTAAMLGAAYLLKEKEASLNGTVRFIFQAAEESGNGACKVVEAGHLKNVQAIFGMHNKPDLPVGTIGIKDGPLMAGVDRFEIEVHGVGTHAAVPDAGVDPIVASSQIVMALQTIVSRNISSSHNAVVSVTNIHSGNTWNVIPEKATLEGTVRTFQAETREKIPALMERIIKGISDALGAKTEFKFYPGPPAVQNDKVLTDFSVQIAEQMNLNVISPTPSMAGEDFSFYQQETPGSFVFMGTSGTHEWHHPAFTVDEKALPISAEYFALLAEEAIHQLLQAKSR
- a CDS encoding ABC transporter permease translates to MFNLVYNELYKIFKRKRTIIPFAVIAVLIIGLGWVTVKYLEPETKGWKADYTERTVEIEKKLGMKKEDILTEKSGDELVKEYQLKMKHLDTNTAPASSSPLSFMRDTGFIVFPILLPFILVYASTIFANEYSWGTYKFLTIRPASRFKILTAKFLAIVIFAALLFIFNMIFSVLCGLVIYKFQQPAWSEFIFQDGNIIKQNIFVEASKYYVLSWLPTLVYAAFAFMISVLTRSSGGAIGISLFLALSGGIALIPAARYEWAKYLLPANTDLYGLLKGGSFIDGVTFPFASCMLLLYLVVFLGVSYTVFIKRDLTA